The following coding sequences lie in one Eriocheir sinensis breed Jianghai 21 chromosome 19, ASM2467909v1, whole genome shotgun sequence genomic window:
- the LOC127000981 gene encoding uncharacterized protein LOC127000981, which yields MVVQILVSYGETEPIGPRVHHARTLTTRPPQQPLGHPNNHSATPTTTRPPQQPLGHPNNHSATPTTTRPPQQPLGHPNNHSATPTTTRPPQQPLSHPNNHSATPTTSQPPQQPLGHPNNHSATPTTSQPPQQPLGHPNNLSATPTTSQPPQQPLAHPNNHSATPTTTRPPQQPLSHPNNLSATPTTSQPPQQPLSHPNNLSATPTTTRPPQQPLAHPNNHSPTPTTTRPPQQPLGHPNNHSATPTTTRPPQQPLAHPNNHSATPTTTRPPQQPLSHPNNLSANSNNHWPPLTTTRPPQQPLGHPNNHSPTPTTTRPPQQPLGHPNNHSTTPTTTRPPQQPLDHPNNHSATPTTTRPPQQPLDHPNNHSATAFPNNIAVWCAIKE from the exons ATGGTGGTGCAGATATTGG TGTCTTACGGTGAAACTGAGCCTATAGGTCCTCgggttcaccacgcccgcacgctgactacTCGGCCACCCCAACAACCACTCGGCCACCCCAACAACCACTCGGCCACCCCAACAACCACTCGGCCACCCCAACAACCACTCGGCCACCCCAACAACCACTCGGCCACCCCAACAACCACTCGGCCACCCCAACAACCACTCGGCCACCCCaacaaccactcagccaccccaACAACCACTCGGCCACCCCAACAACCTCTCAGCCACCCCAACAACCACTCGGCCACCCCAACAACCTCTCAGCCACCCCAACAACCACTCGGCCACCCCAACAACCACTCGGCCACCCCAACAACCTCTCAGCCACCCCAACAACCACTCGGCCACCCCAACAACCTCTCAGCCACCCCAACAACCTCTCAGCCACCCCAACAACCACTCGCCCACCCCAACAACCACTCGGCCACCCCAACAACCACTCGGCCACCCCAACAACCTCTCAGCCACCCCAACAACCTCTCAGCCACCCCAACAACCTCTCAGCCACCCCAACAACCTCTCAGCCACCCCAACAACCTCTCAGCCACCCCAACAACCACTCGGCCACCCCAACAACCACTCGCCCACCCCAACAACCACTCGCCCACCCCAACAACCACTCGCCCACCCCAACAACCACTCGGCCACCCCAACAACCACTCGGCCACCCCAACAACCACTCGGCCACCCCAACAACCACTCGCCCACCCCAACAACCACTCGGCCACCCCAACAACCACTCGGCCACCCCAACAACCTCTCAGCCACCCCAACAACCTCTCAGCCAATTCTAACAACCACTGGCCACCCCTAACAACCACTCGGCCACCCCAACAACCACTCGGCCACCCCAACAACCACTCGCCCACCCCAACAACCACTCGGCCACCCCAACAACCACTCGGCCACCCCAACAACCACTCGACCACCCCAACAACCACTCGACCACCCCAACAACCACTCGACCACCCCAACAACCACTCGGCCACCCCAACAACCACTCGGCCACCCCAACAACCACTCGACCACCCCaacaaccactcggccaccgccttcccCAACAACATCGCCGTCTG GTGCGCCATTAAGGAGTGA